TCTGCCTCTGGAGCCTGATATAatagcctgacccagtcgatgaaccccccccccccccccccgcctcccgaaccgtcctagtacctcccttttcagcatccatagctaccactatcgctacctccctactctccgggggcatcataatcacgttgagcagccttcttatgttggccaccagctgcctcccctttacaaacccagtttggtcctccacaattacatccggtacacagtcctcaattctggtcgccaaagtcttggccagcaacttggcaacTACATTAATCaatgacccacaggcctccgggtccttatcccgtttcagaatgagcgagatggtggcctgcaacatcgtcgggggtaaactccctctgtctcttgcctcgttaaagaccttaaTAACCTGTTTTAAGAGTCGAGCAGATGTGCCGCAAGTTTCCAGATTATATAAATTATCTGCGGGTGTTCGGACTGTAGAGGATTCCCAATTCCTGTAACTGTCTCGACATGTTGGGAGATATGAGCTGGGGACCTCTGTTGTGAGTCCGCCCAGATGCCAACGCGTTCTCTCGCGGTGGGATTCCCTACCccagccgcttgtcaatggggtttcccactgaaaCCACTCCATGCCGCCcggaaacccgcgggcgggggtgcactgccagcgggagcagTGAATCCCTGCGCCAGCGAACGGCCTGGGAATTCCACCCAGTCTAATGATTGGCAAATCACATTTAACTGAGAAAAGTGGCAAGTCTGATGCTAAACATATATGCACAGTTTGCAGTGAACAGACGGAGGTCATTGGTGAAGGAAAAGGTTCTGGGTGCTGAGAGCATCCCTCGCTAAAAGGTCATGATCAAGACGTGAGGCTGAAGCTAAAACGAGCAACATCTAGGCTCTAGTCACATGATTCATTCATTCAGCGAATGCAAACTCCCTAAGCCAAGCAGTTTCTCCGATCCTGCTGTGTGGAGTGCGAGGAGGCCTCCGCTGATTATTCACATGATAAGTTACAAAGATACAATTCTGTccttgtacaagaccttggttagaccttCTTTAGAATACTGGCTCCACTGTTGATTCTGCGATAAGTGGGGCAGTAGCCAGGCTGTGGACAAGCTGCAGGGAACAGCCACAGCAGTGTTTCCCAGATTAAAATGTCCTCATTAGCCAAACGGGCCAAGTCTGGATACTTTAGAAATGTTAGAGGCTCTGgcacgaaagggacaatgctggaaaatctcagcaagtctggcagcatctgtagggagagaaaagagctaatggttcgagtccgatgactctttgtcaaagctttgacagtcatcgggctcgaaacattagctcttttctctcccaacagatgctgccagacttgctgagattttccagcattttccctttcgtttcagattccagcatccgcagcaatttgcttttatttcgaGACTCTGGCGACTGGATCAAGGTTCAGAAAGGAACTGGATGGTATTTACATGAACCTGACAGGTCAGGGGAGGACCTGGAACCTGACAGGTCAGGGGAGGACCTGGAACCTGACAGGTCAGGGGAGGACCTGGAACCTGACAGGTCAGGGGAGGACCTGGAACCTGACAGGTCAGGGGAGGACCTGGAACCTGACAGGTCAGGGGAGGACCTGGAACCTGACAGGTCAGGGGAGGACCTGGAACCTGACAGGTCAGGGGAGGACCTGGAACCTGACAGGTCAGGGGAGGACCTGGAACCTGACAGGTCAGGGGAGGACCTGGAACCTGACAGGTCAGGGGAGGACCTGGAACCTGACAGGTCAGGGGAGGACCTGGAACCTGACAGGTCAGGGGAGGACCTGGAACCTGACAGGTCAGGGGAGGACCTGGAACCTGACAGGTCAGGGGAGGACCTGGAACCTGACAGGTCAGGGGAGGACCTGGAACCTGACAGGTCAGGGGAGGACCTGGAACCTGACAGGTCAGGGGAGGACCTGGAACCTGACAGGTCAgggggggatctgggggtccCGCAGGCTCATTTGAACACAGGATGGGGTTTTTCACTCCTGTTGGCGGGGGGCAGCTTCGGCAACAGGAGCGGAAAGTATCGCGAGATGTCCAAAGCCACGTTTCACAGCAACGTGAAAGCTGGACACCATTTTCCACCTCCCACCATCAGTGACGGGTCGCGTTTCCCGACGTTCATTACAATAAACGATCAGGCCCATGGGCTGGACTCATCCCTCCACGTCAAAAAATCCATCCATGGCAGTGTGCGGCCAGAATGGGTGCCCACAGGGATGTATCTGGGTGACCTGGTTTGCTGGCTGTTATCAGGAGGGTGTGAACATTTCCTTATCCCTTTTGCTTCATCCATACAGGAAAGGCAGGAAGCCAATTGGCAATAGGTTTACAACATCAAAAGATACAATCTTGCAACTGAACATGATTCTTGAAGATGGTGTACCTGGAATCAGAAGAAGTTAAATTAGAAGAAAGAGAGTTGAAAATAGATCCTTTCAGCCACTTGGACCTTTGCAGGATGGTGTTCCCAATTTCTTCACAAGGGCTACATGGTGCTGAAAAGAATTACAATCCACCAAAGCTGGAATGGCATTATTTTCACAGGAAGATAAACTCAATAAAGATCAGCCCAATTTAAccattttgcaaaaaaaaaaggtaaTTAGAATTCAGTATAAGCAGATAAGTACTGGGGCGGCAACGgtagcagtggtcagcacagtggcttcacagctccaggaacccgggttcgattcccgacttgggtcactgtctgagtttcctccgggtgttctggtttccttccacggttgaaagatgtgcaggttaggtggattggtcatgcaaaattacacacacttacacacacacaaattcctTGACTCTTAGACACGAGTATGCACAAACCTCATTGATCTCCCAATCATCTAGGTAAGCTGCATCTATTAAAAAGCTATTCATATCTGATTCATCCAACCTTTTGAATACTGCTGTCACTAGGCAGATTTCTGCCCGTTGCTGGGCAGTTCGCATCTTATTAGGTCTTGCTAAATTCATGTTACTGCTGTTACTGGGTAAATCCATGACGGGCGTAATTCCAGAAATGAGTGTCAATAATGGCTATGTAAGAGAACACAAGGACAAACCATTTCTTCAGGACCAGCTTGTCCCATTTTGTTCCAGTCTGCGCAGCTATCAATTTCTTCAGATCTTTTATGGTATCATCAGGACTGGAGGGAGAAGTGTTAAGGGCAAAAAAAATGTCTCCAAGCTCGCGCTGCTCATATTTATTGCTTCCGAGCCGAAACACAATGGCTGGGTGCAGTGCAGGACGTTTAGCTCCTAGCAAAGCCCTGTCACCTTAACCCAAATACTTCCGAACCTTCTACAATCAGTAGAATTTTATTAAAGACTCAACTGATAAGTAAACCGATTGTCAACTCAGTCAATGAatcaaaggcatttgataagggccAGTTTAGTGCACACATTGACATGCCacacacgccagggacccaggcttgattcccgggtcactgtctgtgcggtgtctgcaagttctccacgtgtttgggtgggttttctccggcttcctcccggaagtccaaagatgcgcaggttaggtggattggcctcactaaattgcccttagtgtccaaaaaggtgaggtggggttactgggataaggtggaggtttggggtgttctttccaaag
This DNA window, taken from Scyliorhinus canicula chromosome 25, sScyCan1.1, whole genome shotgun sequence, encodes the following:
- the ubl5 gene encoding ubiquitin-like protein 5 isoform X2, which codes for MIEIICNDRLGKKVRVKCNPDDTIKDLKKLIAAQTGTKWDKLVLKKWYTIFKNHVQLQDYEIHDGMNLELYYQ